One window of Bacteroidota bacterium genomic DNA carries:
- a CDS encoding ABC transporter ATP-binding protein, protein MTESKQNIIIEAKDLEFSYLIQPQGINSIKEYLLSFGRHKMFEKKQVLKGVNIEIQKGECVGLMGRNGSGKSTLLRVLAGIIKAEKGSVKVKGRIAPMLALGVGLEAEMTGAENIWLGGTILGLSRKEIQSSINKIIDFSELSKKDISMQVKRYSTGMMARLAFSIAVATDPEILFIDEVLTVGDIGFQNKCYARINEIRNSGSTIIFVSHFHSEIAKVCTRAVCIENGKIVFDGTVQEVGEFYNAQFN, encoded by the coding sequence TTGACAGAATCAAAACAAAATATTATAATTGAAGCAAAGGATTTAGAATTTAGTTACTTAATTCAACCACAGGGAATAAATAGTATTAAAGAATATTTGCTATCTTTTGGAAGACACAAAATGTTTGAAAAAAAACAGGTTTTAAAAGGAGTTAACATCGAAATTCAAAAAGGAGAATGTGTTGGATTAATGGGTAGAAACGGCTCCGGTAAAAGCACTTTATTAAGAGTACTTGCTGGAATTATTAAAGCCGAAAAAGGAAGCGTAAAAGTAAAAGGTAGGATTGCACCAATGCTGGCACTTGGTGTTGGTTTGGAAGCAGAAATGACAGGTGCTGAAAATATTTGGTTGGGAGGAACAATACTTGGATTATCAAGAAAAGAAATTCAATCATCAATAAACAAGATTATTGACTTTTCAGAGTTATCAAAAAAAGATATTTCAATGCAGGTAAAACGTTATTCAACAGGAATGATGGCAAGACTTGCTTTTTCGATAGCAGTAGCTACCGACCCCGAAATTTTATTTATTGATGAGGTACTTACGGTTGGTGATATTGGTTTTCAAAATAAATGTTATGCACGAATTAATGAAATTAGAAATTCGGGTAGCACAATAATTTTTGTTTCTCATTTCCATAGCGAAATAGCCAAAGTTTGTACAAGAGCAGTATGTATTGAAAATGGCAAAATTGTATTTGACGGAACAGTACAAGAAGTTGGGGAATTTTATAATGCACAATTTAATTAG
- a CDS encoding ABC transporter permease, with the protein MLSETQQNYSKSYINLILTLAYKNVKVRYKNSILGFFWSLLSPLIFLMIFVTVFSNVFSDIENYPLYALTGLIFWIFFSSTTIQIIGSVLESAGILKSVNIPPIIFPISSLVASLINLLLSFIPFIILMYFFGFKVSFNTLWIFPVLLNLALFTFGFSLIMCSLNVFFRDIGMFWNSLLPAFFYFTPIAYSVKMLPEETRWILKLNPLFHYFENIRDVLYLNTAPSTYYVITSLLLTISFLGTGIIIFKKLEKGFISNY; encoded by the coding sequence ATGCTCTCAGAAACGCAACAAAATTATTCAAAAAGTTATATAAATCTTATTCTGACACTGGCATATAAAAATGTTAAAGTCAGGTATAAAAATTCTATTTTGGGATTTTTTTGGAGTTTACTTAGTCCTCTTATTTTTCTAATGATTTTTGTTACTGTTTTTAGTAATGTTTTTTCAGATATTGAAAATTATCCCTTGTATGCTTTAACAGGATTAATATTCTGGATTTTTTTTTCAAGTACAACAATTCAAATTATTGGTTCGGTACTTGAAAGTGCAGGGATTTTAAAATCAGTAAATATTCCACCTATAATTTTCCCTATTTCCTCATTGGTTGCTTCACTTATTAACTTATTACTTTCGTTTATTCCCTTTATAATTTTAATGTATTTTTTTGGTTTTAAAGTAAGTTTTAATACACTTTGGATTTTTCCGGTATTGCTTAACCTTGCTTTATTTACATTTGGCTTTTCGCTGATAATGTGTTCATTAAATGTCTTTTTTCGTGATATTGGAATGTTCTGGAATTCGTTACTTCCTGCTTTTTTCTATTTTACACCTATTGCATATTCTGTAAAAATGCTTCCCGAAGAAACAAGATGGATATTAAAACTTAATCCATTATTTCATTATTTTGAAAACATAAGAGACGTACTATATTTAAATACAGCACCTTCTACTTATTATGTTATTACTAGTTTATTATTAACGATTAGCTTTCTCGGTACAGGGATTATTATTTTTAAAAAATTAGAAAAAGGTTTTATATCAAATTATTAA